One genomic region from Harpia harpyja isolate bHarHar1 chromosome 1, bHarHar1 primary haplotype, whole genome shotgun sequence encodes:
- the CREM gene encoding cAMP-responsive element modulator isoform X11 gives MTKCAKKYGKATVRQMTMDMVESQQDDSAVDSVPEGDAGHLQNQPGQSQISPGSEVASIADESAESEGIIDCQKRREILSRRPSYRKILNELSSDAPAVPKIEEEDKSEDEGAPSGISAMAMPTSLYHTNTGQYITITQGGTIQISNPASDGVHGLQTLAMTNSGTPQPGATIVQYAGQSPDGTQQFFVPGSQVVVQAATGDMPAYQIRTPTTTLPQGVVMAASPGTLHSPQQLAEEATRKRELRLLKNREAARECRRKKKEYVKCLENRVAVLENQNKTLIEELKALKDLYCHKAE, from the exons ATGACTAAGTGTGCCAAGAAATATGGAAAAGCAACTGTCAG ACAGATGACCATGGACATGGTTGAATCCCAACAGGATGACAGTGCAGTGGATTCTGTgccagagggagatgctggtcacctTCAGAATCAGCCAGGCCAAAGTCAGATTTCCCCAGGATCTGAG GTAGCATCGATTGCAGATGAATCTGCTGAATCAGAAGGGATAATTGATTGTCAAAAACGTAGGGAAATACTTTCAAGAAGGCCTTCATACCG AAAAATTTTGAATGAACTCTCATCAGATGCTCCTGCAGTACCGAAGATTGAAGAAGAAGATAAGTCAGAAGATGAAGGAGCGCCTTCTGGAATTTCTGCAATGGCCATGCCAACCAGCCTGTATCATACTAACACAGGGCAATACA TTACTATAACTCAAGGTGGTACAATCCAGATTTCTAATCCAGCCTCTGATGGTGTCCATGGACTACAGACATTAGCAATGACAAATTCAGGAACTCCTCAGCCAGGTGCTACCATTGTGCAATATGCAGGACAATCACCTGATGGCACACAACAGTTTTTTGTTCCCGGAAGCCAAGTTGTTGTTCAAG CTGCCACTGGAGACATGCCAGCTTACCAGATTCGAACTCCCACTACTACCTTACCTCAGGGAGTAGTAATGGCAGCTTCACCAGGGACTTTGCATAGCCCTCAGCAGCTGGCAGAAGAGGCAACACGCAAGAGAGAGCTGAGACTTCTGAAAAATAG GGAAGCTGCCAGAGAATGTcgcagaaagaagaaagaatatgtCAAATGTCTTGAAAATCGTGTGGCTGTGcttgaaaaccaaaacaagactCTCATTGAGGAACTCAAGGCCCTCAAAGATCTTTATTGTCATAAAGCAGAATAA
- the CREM gene encoding cAMP-responsive element modulator isoform X5, with protein MTMDMVESQQDDSAVDSVPEGDAGHLQNQPGQSQISPGSEVSVAASSAGRGSPAVTLVQLPSGQTAHVKGVIQATQPSVIQSPHMQAVQVASIADESAESEGIIDCQKRREILSRRPSYRKILNELSSDAPAVPKIEEEDKSEDEGAPSGISAMAMPTSLYHTNTGQYITITQGGTIQISNPASDGVHGLQTLAMTNSGTPQPGATIVQYAGQSPDGTQQFFVPGSQVVVQAATGDMPAYQIRTPTTTLPQGVVMAASPGTLHSPQQLAEEATRKRELRLLKNSFKTSIYAISHTTCGKVTLSQLDNLSCSKMLKKWTPSTSKASSGIECLFSHMLLKILPKAFSFNITEF; from the exons ATGACCATGGACATGGTTGAATCCCAACAGGATGACAGTGCAGTGGATTCTGTgccagagggagatgctggtcacctTCAGAATCAGCCAGGCCAAAGTCAGATTTCCCCAGGATCTGAG GTTTCTGTAGCTGCATCAAGTGCTGGAAGAGGATCTCCAGCTGTAACTCTAGTGCAGTTGCCTTCTGGTCAAACTGCTCATGTCAAGGGTGTAATTCAAGCCACACAGCCCTCAGTCATTCAGTCACCACACATGCAAGCTGTTCAG GTAGCATCGATTGCAGATGAATCTGCTGAATCAGAAGGGATAATTGATTGTCAAAAACGTAGGGAAATACTTTCAAGAAGGCCTTCATACCG AAAAATTTTGAATGAACTCTCATCAGATGCTCCTGCAGTACCGAAGATTGAAGAAGAAGATAAGTCAGAAGATGAAGGAGCGCCTTCTGGAATTTCTGCAATGGCCATGCCAACCAGCCTGTATCATACTAACACAGGGCAATACA TTACTATAACTCAAGGTGGTACAATCCAGATTTCTAATCCAGCCTCTGATGGTGTCCATGGACTACAGACATTAGCAATGACAAATTCAGGAACTCCTCAGCCAGGTGCTACCATTGTGCAATATGCAGGACAATCACCTGATGGCACACAACAGTTTTTTGTTCCCGGAAGCCAAGTTGTTGTTCAAG CTGCCACTGGAGACATGCCAGCTTACCAGATTCGAACTCCCACTACTACCTTACCTCAGGGAGTAGTAATGGCAGCTTCACCAGGGACTTTGCATAGCCCTCAGCAGCTGGCAGAAGAGGCAACACGCAAGAGAGAGCTGAGACTTCTGAAAAATAG TTTTAAAACTAGCATCTATGCTATCTCTCATACAACTTGTGGGAAAGTTACACTCTCACAATTGGACAATTTATCATGTTCCAAGATGTTAAAGAAATGGACTCCCAGTACTTCTAAAGCTTCTTCTGGAATTGAATGCTTGTTCAGTCACATGCTTCTGAAAATACTACCCAAAGCGTTTAGCTTCAATATAACAGAATTCTGA
- the CREM gene encoding cAMP-responsive element modulator isoform X10, whose protein sequence is MTMDMVESQQDDSAVDSVPEGDAGHLQNQPGQSQISPGSEVASIADESAESEGIIDCQKRREILSRRPSYRKILNELSSDAPAVPKIEEEDKSEDEGAPSGISAMAMPTSLYHTNTGQYITITQGGTIQISNPASDGVHGLQTLAMTNSGTPQPGATIVQYAGQSPDGTQQFFVPGSQVVVQAATGDMPAYQIRTPTTTLPQGVVMAASPGTLHSPQQLAEEATRKRELRLLKNSFKTSIYAISHTTCGKVTLSQLDNLSCSKMLKKWTPSTSKASSGIECLFSHMLLKILPKAFSFNITEF, encoded by the exons ATGACCATGGACATGGTTGAATCCCAACAGGATGACAGTGCAGTGGATTCTGTgccagagggagatgctggtcacctTCAGAATCAGCCAGGCCAAAGTCAGATTTCCCCAGGATCTGAG GTAGCATCGATTGCAGATGAATCTGCTGAATCAGAAGGGATAATTGATTGTCAAAAACGTAGGGAAATACTTTCAAGAAGGCCTTCATACCG AAAAATTTTGAATGAACTCTCATCAGATGCTCCTGCAGTACCGAAGATTGAAGAAGAAGATAAGTCAGAAGATGAAGGAGCGCCTTCTGGAATTTCTGCAATGGCCATGCCAACCAGCCTGTATCATACTAACACAGGGCAATACA TTACTATAACTCAAGGTGGTACAATCCAGATTTCTAATCCAGCCTCTGATGGTGTCCATGGACTACAGACATTAGCAATGACAAATTCAGGAACTCCTCAGCCAGGTGCTACCATTGTGCAATATGCAGGACAATCACCTGATGGCACACAACAGTTTTTTGTTCCCGGAAGCCAAGTTGTTGTTCAAG CTGCCACTGGAGACATGCCAGCTTACCAGATTCGAACTCCCACTACTACCTTACCTCAGGGAGTAGTAATGGCAGCTTCACCAGGGACTTTGCATAGCCCTCAGCAGCTGGCAGAAGAGGCAACACGCAAGAGAGAGCTGAGACTTCTGAAAAATAG TTTTAAAACTAGCATCTATGCTATCTCTCATACAACTTGTGGGAAAGTTACACTCTCACAATTGGACAATTTATCATGTTCCAAGATGTTAAAGAAATGGACTCCCAGTACTTCTAAAGCTTCTTCTGGAATTGAATGCTTGTTCAGTCACATGCTTCTGAAAATACTACCCAAAGCGTTTAGCTTCAATATAACAGAATTCTGA
- the CREM gene encoding cAMP-responsive element modulator isoform X13, which translates to MSVLLPVILHMLASLEQFMLSSGRGTGESCVQKLIMAVTGDETAATGDMPAYQIRTPTTTLPQGVVMAASPGTLHSPQQLAEEATRKRELRLLKNREAARECRRKKKEYVKCLENRVAVLENQNKTLIEELKALKDLYCHKAE; encoded by the exons ATGTCAGTGCTCTTGCCTGTAATCCTGCACATGCTTGCTAGTTTGGAACAGTTCATGCTGAGCTCTGGTAGAGGAACAGGAGAATCGTGTGTGCAGAAGCTGATCATGGCTGTAACAGGAGATGAAACAG CTGCCACTGGAGACATGCCAGCTTACCAGATTCGAACTCCCACTACTACCTTACCTCAGGGAGTAGTAATGGCAGCTTCACCAGGGACTTTGCATAGCCCTCAGCAGCTGGCAGAAGAGGCAACACGCAAGAGAGAGCTGAGACTTCTGAAAAATAG GGAAGCTGCCAGAGAATGTcgcagaaagaagaaagaatatgtCAAATGTCTTGAAAATCGTGTGGCTGTGcttgaaaaccaaaacaagactCTCATTGAGGAACTCAAGGCCCTCAAAGATCTTTATTGTCATAAAGCAGAATAA
- the CREM gene encoding cAMP-responsive element modulator isoform X14, whose product MSVLLPVILHMLASLEQFMLSSGRGTGESCVQKLIMAVTGDETAATGDMPAYQIRTPTTTLPQGVVMAASPGTLHSPQQLAEEATRKRELRLLKNREAAKECRRRKKEYIKCLESRVAVLEVQNKKLIEELETLKDICSSKAD is encoded by the exons ATGTCAGTGCTCTTGCCTGTAATCCTGCACATGCTTGCTAGTTTGGAACAGTTCATGCTGAGCTCTGGTAGAGGAACAGGAGAATCGTGTGTGCAGAAGCTGATCATGGCTGTAACAGGAGATGAAACAG CTGCCACTGGAGACATGCCAGCTTACCAGATTCGAACTCCCACTACTACCTTACCTCAGGGAGTAGTAATGGCAGCTTCACCAGGGACTTTGCATAGCCCTCAGCAGCTGGCAGAAGAGGCAACACGCAAGAGAGAGCTGAGACTTCTGAAAAATAG GGAAGCTGCTAAAGAATGTCGACGTCGGAAGAAAGAATACATAAAATGTCTGGAGAGTCGTGTTGCAGTGCTAGAAGTTCAGAACAAGAAACTTATAGAGGAGCTTGAAACCCTAAAAGACATTTGCTCTTCCAAAGCAGattag